One genomic window of Bradyrhizobium sp. B124 includes the following:
- a CDS encoding tyrosine-type recombinase/integrase yields MIDHCLSLDMLAVDPLAGVKLVPIRSDGHHSWEQEECGKFESHHPIGTRERLAYELLLQVRQSRCDVVGMGKQHVRNGTLSLKRQKTGVPFDVPVMPEQQQAIDAMLANDHLNFLVTAQGEPFSAAGFGNWFREVCDAAGLPKRCTSHGLRKAAATRLADRSATTTELKAWFGWRTDSEAERYTRSADRKNAAATQVRNQANHRLTTETP; encoded by the coding sequence TTGATCGACCATTGCCTCTCGCTCGATATGCTTGCGGTGGATCCGCTTGCAGGCGTGAAATTGGTCCCGATTAGATCCGACGGGCATCATTCGTGGGAGCAGGAGGAGTGCGGCAAGTTCGAGAGCCACCATCCGATCGGCACGCGCGAACGGTTAGCATATGAACTCCTGTTGCAGGTTCGGCAGTCACGTTGCGACGTCGTAGGGATGGGCAAGCAGCATGTTCGGAACGGAACGCTGTCCCTCAAACGTCAAAAGACCGGCGTGCCGTTCGACGTGCCGGTGATGCCGGAGCAGCAGCAGGCAATTGACGCAATGCTTGCAAATGATCACCTCAATTTCTTGGTGACTGCCCAAGGTGAGCCTTTCAGCGCGGCAGGTTTCGGGAATTGGTTTCGGGAAGTTTGCGATGCTGCGGGTCTACCGAAGCGATGCACATCCCATGGTCTCCGTAAGGCCGCTGCAACGCGACTCGCAGATCGCAGCGCCACCACAACAGAACTCAAGGCGTGGTTCGGGTGGAGGACAGATAGCGAGGCTGAACGTTACACCCGCAGCGCAGACCGAAAGAATGCCGCCGCTACTCAGGTCAGGAATCAGGCCAACCACCGATTGACCACCGAAACACCGTGA
- a CDS encoding response regulator, producing MALHMLEANPHVKLLFTDVGLPGGMNGRQLADEARRQRRGLKVLFTTGYARNAIVHGGRLDPGVELITKPFSQAALAAKLRDILDASREPGRVLLVEDEVLIQMLATEYLEAAGFKVNAAGSATEAMNKLARVPGGLDAVVIDIGLPDRKGDVLIEEIRAIFPALPIVLASGHNARDLRASFKSHDRIVVISKPYTASDLITALRSLGIKVVGH from the coding sequence GTGGCGCTTCACATGCTCGAGGCAAATCCACATGTCAAGTTGCTATTTACGGACGTTGGATTGCCGGGCGGCATGAACGGGCGGCAATTGGCGGATGAGGCACGGCGACAGCGACGAGGACTGAAAGTCCTGTTCACTACCGGCTACGCGCGCAATGCGATTGTACACGGCGGACGGCTCGATCCAGGCGTCGAATTGATTACAAAACCGTTCTCGCAAGCCGCGTTGGCCGCGAAGCTACGAGACATACTCGATGCAAGTCGAGAGCCTGGTCGGGTCCTGCTCGTCGAGGATGAAGTCTTAATCCAGATGCTTGCGACCGAGTATCTGGAAGCTGCGGGGTTTAAGGTGAATGCGGCGGGTTCGGCAACCGAGGCGATGAATAAGTTGGCGCGAGTGCCGGGCGGGCTGGACGCTGTCGTAATTGACATTGGCCTGCCCGATCGCAAAGGCGATGTCTTGATCGAAGAAATAAGAGCAATCTTCCCCGCACTTCCAATCGTCCTTGCCTCCGGGCATAACGCGCGTGACCTGCGCGCAAGTTTCAAAAGCCACGACCGGATCGTGGTCATATCTAAGCCATACACGGCTTCAGATTTGATAACCGCTCTTCGCAGCCTGGGCATCAAGGTTGTCGGACATTGA
- a CDS encoding IS66 family transposase (programmed frameshift) has product MRAERAARLAAEAEAQAGTLLIEKLKLTIKKLRHEQFGQSSERGALLDQLELQLADLEENAVQAETAAQMAAEKIAVPSFERRKPARRPLPEHLPRERIVYPVPAMCPCCGDSRLRKIGEDVTETLELVPRQWKVIQHVREKLVCRACEAITQPPAPSHPIARGRAGPKLLAHVLFAKYGLHLPLHRQSDVYQREGIDLDVSTLADWVGASAATLMPLVDAIQSHVFAAERIHADDTTVPVLAKGKTRTGRLWTYVRDDRPFAGPDPPAAVFFYSPDRGGAHPEQHLAGYAGLMQADAYAGFGRLYEANRKGGPIIEAACWSHGRRKFFDLARLTKAPIAAEAVKRIGVLFAIEREINGLAPEVHLRVRQERSRHLIVELEAWLSEQRAELSRINDTTKAINYCISRWHAFSRFLDDGRLCMSNNAAERELRAVAVGRKNWTFAGSDEGGRRAAAIYSLIATAKLNDIDPQAWLADVLARLPDHPAKRIYELLPWKWQPQSVAHAA; this is encoded by the exons TTGCGCGCCGAGCGAGCGGCCCGTTTGGCCGCGGAAGCCGAGGCCCAGGCGGGGACATTGCTGATCGAGAAGCTCAAGCTCACGATCAAGAAGCTCCGACACGAGCAGTTCGGACAGTCCTCCGAGCGAGGCGCATTGCTGGACCAGCTCGAGCTACAGCTCGCCGATCTGGAGGAGAACGCCGTGCAAGCCGAGACCGCGGCGCAGATGGCAGCCGAGAAGATCGCGGTGCCATCGTTCGAGCGTCGCAAGCCAGCCCGCCGGCCCCTGCCGGAGCATTTGCCGCGGGAGCGCATTGTCTATCCAGTGCCTGCCATGTGCCCATGCTGCGGCGACAGCCGATTGCGCAAAATTGGCGAGGACGTGACCGAGACGCTGGAGCTCGTTCCGCGCCAGTGGAAGGTGATCCAGCACGTGCGCGAGAAGCTCGTCTGCCGGGCCTGCGAAGCGATCACCCAGCCGCCGGCTCCCTCGCATCCGATTGCGCGCGGTCGTGCAGGGCCCAAGCTGCTGGCCCATGTCCTGTTCGCCAAATACGGCTTGCACCTGCCGCTTCATCGCCAGAGCGACGTCTACCAGCGTGAAGGCATCGATCTCGACGTATCGACGCTCGCGGACTGGGTAGGCGCCTCGGCGGCAACCCTGATGCCTCTGGTCGATGCGATCCAAAGCCACGTCTTCGCAGCCGAGCGCATCCACGCAGATGACACCACGGTGCCGGTCCTCGCCAAGGGCAAGACCCGGACCGGCCGACTCTGGACCTACGTGCGCGACGACCGTCCGTTTGCCGGCCCAGATCCGCCGGCGGCCGTGTTCTTCTACTCGCCCGATCGTGGCGGTGCGCATCCGGAGCAGCATCTGGCCGGCTATGCCGGGCTGATGCAGGCCGACGCCTACGCCGGCTTTGGCAGGCTCTACGAGGCCAATCGTAAGGGCGGCCCGATCATCGAGGCCGCGTGCTGGTCGCACGGCAGACGCAAGTTCTTTGATCTGGCACGGCTCACCAAGGCGCCGATCGCGGCCGAGGCGGTCAAGCGCATCGGTGTCCTGTTCGCCATCGAACGTGAGATCAACGGTCTTGCTCCCGAGGTGCACCTGCGTGTGCGCCAGGAACGTAGCCGCCACCTGATCGTCGAGCTGGAGGCGTGGTTG AGCGAGCAGCGCGCCGAGCTCTCCAGGATCAACGACACGACCAAAGCGATCAATTACTGCATCAGCCGCTGGCATGCATTTAGCCGCTTCCTTGATGACGGCCGGCTTTGCATGTCGAACAATGCCGCCGAGCGCGAACTACGGGCGGTCGCTGTGGGACGGAAAAATTGGACCTTCGCCGGGTCCGACGAGGGCGGCCGGCGTGCGGCCGCCATCTACAGCCTCATCGCTACGGCAAAACTCAATGACATCGATCCGCAGGCTTGGCTTGCCGACGTGCTGGCGCGCCTACCGGATCACCCCGCCAAGCGCATTTACGAACTCCTGCCTTGGAAGTGGCAGCCTCAAAGCGTTGCTCACGCCGCTTAA
- a CDS encoding dodecin family protein, translated as MPESVYKVIELIGTSNDSWEKAATNAVEQAAKCLRDLRVAEVVKLDMQLDEKGKVEAYRAKLNVSFKFEGT; from the coding sequence ATGCCTGAGAGCGTCTACAAGGTCATAGAGCTGATCGGTACCAGCAACGACTCCTGGGAAAAGGCCGCAACCAATGCGGTCGAGCAAGCTGCAAAATGTCTGCGAGATCTCCGCGTTGCCGAGGTCGTCAAACTCGATATGCAACTGGATGAAAAGGGAAAAGTAGAAGCCTATCGCGCCAAGCTCAACGTATCGTTCAAGTTCGAGGGCACCTGA
- the phaC gene encoding class I poly(R)-hydroxyalkanoic acid synthase, protein MKRFAARQTDATRIGMGDTSTLGFDFIDLMTNMMSDPTPAAKAQIDLFNESVALWQKTAERIWTTRPSEPEKPSDKRFKHPDWTENAVFNYVKESYLVAAKSILSTVRDIKGMDEGTARKVDFYTRQFVDAISPSNFVATNPEVLKATLDTGGQNLLRGLENLLSDLDRGDGRLSITMTDMKAFRLGENIATTPGKIVFQNNLMQLIQYTPSTADVRKRPLLIIPPWINKFYVLDLQPKNSLIKWAVDQGHTVFVISWVNPDEKLAGKGFEDYMLEGPVAALDAVQRATGERQVNAVGYCLGGTLLASTAAYLAANDDDRIASATYFVTLVDFSEVGDMAVFIDKEQLASLEWRMRERGYLEAHDMATSFNMLRANDLIWSFVVNNYLLGKEHLPFDLLFWNSDSTRMPAAMHSFYLRKMYLENLLAKPGGIVLAGTPIDLSGIKIPTFILSTREDHIAPWKSTYAATRLYSGPVKFVLSASGHMAGVISAPGSKYGHWTNDELPADPDQWFSDATSHQG, encoded by the coding sequence ATGAAGCGCTTTGCCGCGCGCCAGACCGACGCCACCAGAATCGGCATGGGAGACACCTCGACGCTCGGATTCGACTTCATCGACCTCATGACGAACATGATGTCCGACCCTACCCCGGCCGCGAAGGCCCAGATCGACCTCTTCAACGAGAGCGTAGCGCTTTGGCAGAAGACCGCAGAGCGCATATGGACAACACGCCCTTCCGAACCCGAAAAGCCGTCGGACAAGCGATTCAAACACCCGGATTGGACCGAGAACGCGGTCTTCAACTACGTCAAGGAGAGCTATCTCGTTGCCGCCAAGTCGATCCTTTCGACCGTCAGGGACATCAAGGGCATGGATGAAGGCACGGCTCGCAAGGTCGATTTCTACACGCGTCAGTTCGTCGACGCCATTTCTCCCTCGAACTTCGTCGCAACCAACCCTGAGGTCCTCAAGGCCACGCTGGATACCGGGGGACAGAACCTGCTCCGCGGGCTGGAGAACCTGCTTTCCGATCTCGATCGCGGCGACGGCCGCCTGTCGATCACGATGACCGATATGAAGGCTTTCCGGCTCGGCGAAAACATCGCGACGACGCCGGGAAAAATCGTCTTCCAGAACAACCTGATGCAGCTGATCCAGTACACTCCCTCGACGGCCGACGTTCGGAAGCGGCCGCTTCTCATCATTCCGCCGTGGATCAACAAGTTCTACGTTCTCGACCTCCAGCCGAAGAACTCCCTTATCAAGTGGGCGGTCGACCAGGGCCATACCGTATTCGTGATCTCATGGGTCAATCCGGACGAGAAGCTCGCCGGAAAGGGCTTCGAAGACTACATGCTCGAGGGTCCCGTAGCGGCTTTGGATGCGGTCCAGAGAGCCACTGGCGAGCGGCAGGTCAACGCGGTCGGCTACTGCCTTGGCGGCACCCTGCTCGCCTCGACGGCTGCCTACCTTGCGGCGAATGATGACGACCGCATCGCAAGCGCGACCTATTTCGTGACGCTGGTGGATTTCTCGGAGGTCGGCGACATGGCCGTCTTTATCGACAAGGAGCAACTCGCCTCCCTGGAATGGCGCATGCGCGAGCGCGGATATCTCGAAGCCCATGACATGGCAACGTCGTTCAACATGTTGCGTGCGAACGACCTGATCTGGTCCTTCGTCGTCAACAACTATCTGCTCGGCAAGGAGCACCTTCCGTTCGACCTCCTGTTCTGGAATTCGGACTCGACGCGGATGCCGGCGGCCATGCACTCGTTCTACTTAAGGAAGATGTATCTCGAAAATCTTCTGGCCAAGCCTGGTGGCATTGTGCTCGCTGGCACGCCGATCGACCTGTCCGGGATCAAGATCCCGACCTTCATCCTGTCGACGCGTGAGGACCATATCGCACCCTGGAAATCAACCTACGCGGCCACGCGGCTGTACTCGGGTCCAGTCAAATTCGTATTGTCGGCATCAGGCCACATGGCGGGTGTCATCAGCGCGCCGGGAAGCAAGTATGGCCACTGGACCAATGACGAGTTGCCGGCCGATCCCGACCAATGGTTCTCCGACGCAACCAGCCATCAGGGCTAG
- a CDS encoding ferritin-like domain-containing protein translates to MGFFTKDIKTLDDLFVHTLRDIYYAEQQIAKNLPDMVEKATDQSLKTGFETHLAETKEQIVRLEKVFQMHGVEAKGVNCPAIDGILKEASEVAGDVDDKSVLDAALIAAAQAVEHYEITRYGTLIAWANMLDRSDCASVLQQNLDEEKATDSKLNTMALKSVNRKTA, encoded by the coding sequence ATGGGCTTTTTCACAAAAGACATCAAAACCCTTGATGATCTCTTCGTCCACACGCTGCGGGACATTTATTACGCAGAGCAGCAGATAGCCAAAAACCTTCCCGACATGGTCGAGAAAGCGACAGACCAGTCCCTAAAGACCGGCTTTGAAACTCACCTCGCCGAGACCAAGGAACAGATAGTCCGCCTTGAAAAGGTCTTTCAGATGCATGGCGTCGAAGCCAAAGGCGTCAACTGCCCCGCCATCGACGGCATCCTGAAGGAAGCCAGCGAAGTTGCTGGCGACGTTGACGACAAGAGCGTGCTCGACGCCGCGCTGATCGCAGCCGCGCAGGCCGTCGAGCACTACGAGATCACGCGCTACGGCACCCTGATCGCATGGGCGAACATGCTTGACCGCAGCGACTGCGCCTCCGTCCTGCAGCAGAATCTCGACGAGGAAAAAGCAACGGACAGCAAGCTGAACACGATGGCGCTGAAGAGCGTGAACCGTAAGACAGCGTAG
- a CDS encoding DUF72 domain-containing protein, which produces MPRALKEDKGPISVREEWRARRKIRREKQRQDNIRRAAKMHAARLASDTHTPRLPRPLKQPLYVGCSGWRYWKWRDSFYEGVRQNDWFELYLKRFDTVEINASFYSWPTVAGVQSWRRQPGRKKFVYTVKVCELITHIKRFKGTKTLVKDFGMIADILGDRMGCFLFQLPPSYRYTRGRLNNIVGQLDPARRNVVEFRHASWWNEEVYGAFREAGIIFCSCSGPRLPDGLIRTADEVYVRLHGPKRWYRHDYTKEELTVWTDRINASRAKRAWVYFNNDNDAYAPKNATALRRMLRSFGPPTSAA; this is translated from the coding sequence ATGCCGCGCGCGCTGAAAGAAGATAAAGGGCCGATTTCCGTCCGCGAAGAGTGGCGCGCAAGGCGGAAGATTCGCCGGGAAAAGCAGCGCCAAGACAACATCCGTCGCGCGGCCAAAATGCATGCCGCCCGGTTGGCGAGCGACACGCACACCCCGAGACTCCCCCGTCCGCTGAAACAACCCCTCTACGTAGGATGCTCCGGCTGGCGCTACTGGAAATGGCGGGACTCGTTTTACGAAGGGGTGCGGCAGAACGACTGGTTCGAGCTTTATCTGAAGCGCTTCGACACCGTCGAAATCAACGCCTCGTTTTACTCGTGGCCCACTGTCGCCGGTGTCCAGTCTTGGCGCCGGCAGCCCGGACGGAAAAAGTTCGTCTACACCGTCAAGGTCTGTGAACTCATCACGCACATCAAGAGGTTCAAAGGCACGAAGACGCTGGTGAAGGATTTCGGGATGATCGCCGATATCCTGGGCGACCGGATGGGCTGCTTCCTGTTTCAGCTTCCGCCCAGCTATCGCTACACCAGGGGCCGGCTCAATAACATTGTCGGCCAGCTTGATCCTGCCCGCCGCAACGTCGTGGAATTTCGGCACGCCAGCTGGTGGAATGAAGAGGTTTACGGCGCCTTTCGTGAAGCAGGCATCATCTTCTGCTCCTGCAGTGGGCCTAGACTACCGGACGGACTGATCCGGACCGCGGATGAAGTTTATGTCAGGTTGCATGGTCCCAAGCGCTGGTATCGGCACGACTATACAAAGGAAGAGCTGACGGTGTGGACCGACAGGATTAACGCCAGCCGAGCCAAACGAGCCTGGGTCTATTTCAATAACGATAATGACGCCTATGCGCCGAAAAACGCCACCGCACTGCGGCGCATGTTGCGAAGCTTTGGGCCGCCAACCTCCGCGGCCTAA
- a CDS encoding phage holin family protein, with amino-acid sequence MNTQSDLQAISTLLGEALSQFARLFQNEIDLAKAEAGENVQQIGSAGDFFAGGAVLVIPALVMALFALSAALISAGWSQPSSYLVSAIVAGAVAGVLFAVGMNRLDARNLALRETVRQLEKDKISVKEMVR; translated from the coding sequence ATGAACACTCAATCGGATCTTCAGGCGATTTCGACCCTCCTTGGCGAGGCGCTCTCGCAGTTCGCCAGGCTCTTCCAGAATGAGATTGATCTCGCCAAGGCCGAAGCGGGCGAGAACGTGCAGCAGATCGGCAGCGCTGGAGACTTCTTCGCCGGGGGCGCCGTTCTAGTCATTCCCGCGCTCGTCATGGCGCTTTTTGCGCTGTCAGCAGCCTTGATCTCGGCCGGCTGGTCGCAGCCGAGTTCATACCTTGTCTCAGCCATCGTTGCGGGAGCGGTTGCCGGCGTGTTGTTCGCCGTCGGCATGAACCGCCTGGACGCCCGCAATTTGGCGCTTCGCGAAACGGTGCGTCAGCTAGAGAAGGACAAGATTAGCGTGAAGGAAATGGTGAGATGA
- a CDS encoding DUF3618 domain-containing protein — MTISVEELRRESERSRAQLSATVDRLREQITDTAEDLRYKVSPQGIKSEVSEFVGRKAQGWLDSLQQQAMENPIQTIAAGTAVAVPVLRLARVFPLPLLMIGAGLALTSKTVRRRAKEATGPTIDKAKKMGGEAAERAQSLGEGIADAISATGHKAADLASEAQATATGLAGDLKERVAQTVDRVRAGIDTASDATNDSIDRARSTAREKATAAPEAVRQVFHDNAALIAGVGVAIGAIIAASLPNTRAEASAIGEASDGVKRAAGKAAQSGFETARDAVLSAADAAAKSVSDADLSKHASRMTRDLSERLKEAADDMVTAAFNPSRTEEKSS, encoded by the coding sequence ATGACAATATCCGTTGAGGAATTGAGGCGCGAGTCCGAGCGGAGCCGCGCGCAGCTTTCGGCAACCGTCGATCGGTTAAGAGAGCAGATCACCGATACCGCAGAAGACTTGCGCTACAAGGTCTCCCCGCAGGGGATCAAGTCAGAAGTCTCCGAGTTTGTCGGCCGAAAAGCCCAAGGTTGGCTCGACTCGCTTCAGCAGCAAGCCATGGAAAACCCGATCCAGACGATCGCTGCGGGGACTGCGGTTGCGGTGCCCGTGCTGCGGCTGGCTCGTGTTTTTCCACTTCCCCTTCTGATGATCGGTGCCGGTCTTGCCCTGACGTCGAAGACCGTTCGCAGGCGCGCCAAGGAGGCGACGGGGCCTACGATCGATAAGGCCAAGAAAATGGGAGGTGAGGCAGCCGAACGCGCTCAATCCCTAGGGGAAGGTATAGCTGATGCGATATCCGCAACGGGGCATAAGGCCGCCGACCTGGCGAGCGAAGCGCAAGCCACGGCGACCGGGCTTGCCGGCGACCTGAAAGAGCGGGTAGCCCAGACAGTCGATCGAGTGAGGGCAGGCATCGACACCGCCTCGGACGCGACAAACGATAGCATCGATCGAGCCCGCTCGACCGCGCGCGAAAAGGCGACGGCCGCGCCGGAAGCCGTGCGTCAGGTCTTCCACGACAACGCCGCCTTGATCGCCGGTGTGGGGGTCGCGATCGGAGCGATTATTGCGGCCTCTCTTCCCAACACAAGGGCTGAAGCCTCTGCAATCGGCGAGGCGAGTGATGGTGTCAAACGTGCTGCAGGCAAGGCAGCTCAGTCGGGATTCGAGACGGCCAGGGACGCGGTACTGTCGGCTGCCGATGCCGCTGCCAAGAGCGTGTCGGATGCGGATCTCAGCAAACACGCCAGCCGGATGACCCGGGATTTGTCCGAAAGACTGAAGGAAGCAGCCGACGACATGGTGACGGCGGCATTCAATCCCTCTCGAACCGAAGAGAAATCGTCATGA
- a CDS encoding YhjD/YihY/BrkB family envelope integrity protein: protein MPDTAIPWRELMLGAFVTAVFFKVGKSLVGIYLGRTAPSSTYGAAGALIIPMFWTYYSAQRFLFGAELTKAIADECTSAGEAARGTIQQSVSSLQTRTIDR from the coding sequence CTGCCCGATACAGCGATACCGTGGCGCGAGCTCATGCTGGGCGCATTCGTCACCGCCGTATTCTTTAAGGTCGGCAAATCGCTCGTCGGCATTTACCTCGGGCGGACGGCGCCGAGCTCGACCTATGGCGCAGCGGGTGCGCTGATCATTCCGATGTTTTGGACCTACTATTCCGCCCAGAGATTCCTGTTTGGCGCCGAGTTGACCAAGGCCATCGCCGATGAGTGCACGTCCGCAGGCGAGGCTGCCAGAGGAACGATTCAACAAAGCGTGAGTTCGCTTCAAACAAGAACGATAGATCGGTGA
- a CDS encoding cold-shock protein has translation MATGTVKWFNPTKGYGFIQPDNGGKDVFVHISAVEKAGLSSLNEGAKVSYEERENRGKTSAENLRVG, from the coding sequence GTGGCTACAGGTACTGTCAAATGGTTTAATCCCACCAAGGGCTACGGGTTCATTCAGCCCGACAACGGTGGCAAAGACGTATTCGTGCATATTTCTGCGGTCGAAAAGGCCGGTCTCAGCAGCCTCAATGAGGGTGCAAAGGTAAGCTACGAAGAGAGGGAAAATCGGGGCAAGACTTCAGCCGAAAACCTGCGGGTGGGCTGA
- a CDS encoding ATP-binding protein: MTTRQYAVSAWIGSAGLDPKLFGRHSLRRTKATDKAIPLGLLINEIVTNSAKHAYPNGSGEIRVSGARHATGLRVEVSDQGIGLPKDFDIDQPRASLGFKVIKSLIAQLEARIAVTSNSPKGVMIQLDVPLDENTS; this comes from the coding sequence ATGACAACGCGCCAATATGCCGTGTCTGCATGGATCGGAAGCGCCGGGCTGGACCCGAAGCTGTTTGGGAGGCATTCACTGCGGCGAACAAAAGCGACCGACAAGGCCATTCCGCTGGGCCTTCTGATCAACGAGATCGTGACGAACTCCGCCAAGCATGCTTACCCGAACGGATCGGGCGAGATCCGCGTTTCGGGCGCACGGCACGCCACCGGTTTGCGGGTGGAAGTATCAGATCAGGGTATCGGTCTGCCGAAGGATTTCGATATCGACCAACCTCGGGCGAGTCTTGGCTTCAAGGTGATCAAGAGCTTGATCGCCCAGCTGGAGGCACGCATTGCAGTGACGTCCAATTCGCCAAAAGGCGTCATGATCCAGCTTGACGTGCCCTTGGACGAGAACACGTCTTGA
- a CDS encoding GlsB/YeaQ/YmgE family stress response membrane protein has protein sequence MNMSGESLLIILFVGLVAGWLAGQIVRGTGFGIIGDLIIGILGAFVGSWLMPRLGIHLGNGIISAIMNATIGAILLLFVVRLVRGSAGWGSRWRGRRWGW, from the coding sequence ATGAATATGTCGGGCGAAAGCCTCTTGATCATATTGTTCGTAGGTCTCGTCGCCGGCTGGTTGGCGGGTCAAATCGTACGAGGGACCGGATTTGGGATCATTGGTGATTTGATTATCGGTATCCTAGGGGCCTTTGTCGGCAGTTGGTTGATGCCTCGGCTCGGCATCCATCTTGGCAACGGCATCATTAGCGCGATCATGAACGCTACCATCGGCGCGATATTGCTGCTCTTCGTCGTGCGGCTGGTCCGCGGTAGCGCTGGATGGGGCAGCAGATGGCGCGGTCGTCGATGGGGATGGTGA
- a CDS encoding adenylate/guanylate cyclase domain-containing protein, with amino-acid sequence MSSTILVVDDEPDLETLVLQKFRKQIRDEAVSFLFARDGIEALQLIELHPQIDLVVTDINMPRMDGLSLLQSLQEAEVKKSTIIVSAYGDMSNIRTAMNRGAFDFLTKPIDFVDLEATIAKTVRHVEMLREARRRQLEAERAHASLARYFSPEIAKRLAASAGASGMEVHRREVAAIFTDITGFTSLVEAAAPEVLSELLNEYVGGMTDVVFAHEGTVAKVIGDAIQVLFNAPGDQPDYATRAVACALDLDSWAQEFRGRWKSKGVSFGATRIGAHAGPALVGNFGGSRFFDYTAYGDTINIAARLESANKLLGTRICVSAVVANAADSFSGRPVGDLLLRGRREPLRAHEPLLPGAFAAPATEQYAAAFAKLEAGEISAVQAFASLVGMQADDPLTGFHLRRLLNGGKGVQIEVG; translated from the coding sequence ATGAGCTCGACCATCCTCGTGGTTGATGATGAGCCAGACCTCGAGACACTGGTCTTGCAAAAATTCCGCAAGCAGATCCGCGACGAGGCCGTCAGTTTTCTATTCGCTCGTGATGGAATTGAAGCTCTCCAACTGATCGAACTGCACCCGCAAATCGATCTGGTGGTAACCGACATCAACATGCCACGGATGGATGGATTGTCGCTCCTGCAAAGCTTGCAGGAGGCCGAGGTGAAGAAGTCGACCATCATCGTTTCGGCATATGGCGACATGAGCAACATCCGCACCGCAATGAATCGCGGAGCGTTCGACTTTCTGACGAAGCCAATCGATTTTGTCGACCTGGAAGCGACCATCGCCAAGACAGTCCGGCATGTCGAGATGTTGCGCGAGGCGCGGCGTCGGCAGCTTGAGGCAGAGCGCGCCCATGCTTCGCTCGCCCGCTATTTCTCTCCCGAGATCGCCAAGCGCCTGGCGGCGAGTGCCGGAGCAAGCGGCATGGAAGTGCACAGGCGGGAAGTCGCCGCGATCTTCACCGACATCACCGGCTTTACCTCACTGGTGGAAGCCGCCGCGCCGGAAGTCTTGAGCGAGCTACTTAACGAATATGTGGGCGGCATGACCGACGTCGTATTTGCTCATGAGGGCACTGTGGCAAAGGTGATCGGCGACGCAATCCAGGTGTTATTCAATGCGCCCGGTGATCAGCCCGATTACGCCACCCGCGCAGTAGCCTGCGCCCTCGACCTCGACAGCTGGGCGCAGGAGTTTCGCGGGCGATGGAAGAGTAAGGGCGTAAGCTTCGGCGCAACCCGCATCGGCGCGCACGCCGGGCCCGCGCTCGTCGGAAATTTCGGCGGGAGCCGCTTTTTTGACTACACCGCTTACGGAGACACCATCAATATTGCCGCGCGGCTCGAGAGTGCGAACAAGCTATTGGGAACGCGCATCTGCGTCAGCGCTGTGGTCGCCAACGCAGCTGATAGCTTTAGCGGCCGCCCGGTCGGCGATCTCCTGCTGCGAGGTCGGCGTGAACCCCTCCGCGCCCATGAGCCACTACTGCCGGGCGCGTTCGCTGCACCAGCCACTGAGCAGTATGCGGCGGCTTTCGCGAAACTCGAGGCGGGCGAGATCTCGGCAGTGCAGGCTTTCGCGTCGTTGGTCGGAATGCAAGCCGATGACCCCCTCACGGGCTTCCATTTGAGACGTCTACTCAACGGCGGCAAGGGCGTTCAGATAGAAGTGGGCTGA
- a CDS encoding response regulator — protein MSVYVLVVDDEPDIEALFRQQFRRDLRAGRFKIEFATSAPMALERAEELRDATLILILSDINMPGMSGLEMLPMVRARRPDVPVVMITAYGDAETRRKAIEQGAQGFLTKPIDFALVRLEIDSRLGQAA, from the coding sequence TTGAGCGTTTATGTCCTTGTCGTCGACGACGAGCCCGATATTGAGGCGCTGTTTCGACAGCAGTTCCGGCGCGATCTCCGTGCCGGTCGATTCAAGATAGAATTCGCAACGTCCGCGCCAATGGCACTGGAACGCGCCGAAGAACTTCGAGATGCCACGCTGATCTTGATCCTGTCTGACATCAACATGCCCGGCATGAGCGGACTCGAAATGCTGCCGATGGTGCGAGCGCGAAGACCTGACGTACCGGTCGTCATGATCACGGCCTATGGAGATGCGGAAACGAGACGCAAAGCAATCGAACAGGGCGCGCAAGGATTCCTAACCAAGCCGATTGACTTCGCTCTGGTGCGCCTGGAAATCGATTCACGACTCGGGCAAGCGGCATGA